In Chitinophaga sp. HK235, a single window of DNA contains:
- a CDS encoding efflux RND transporter periplasmic adaptor subunit has product MRNSYIVNIIPAMAVAILALAACKRQPAKTHSAGHAQGTDSSVAALTQPVNARVIATIPVIKAESGTRIYTSEVSGVITYDTRRQTSIASRVGGRIERLLIKYNYQPVKQGQLIMEIYSPELAAAQRELLLVARQGDQLLAAARQRLQLLGMQTAQIDQVLRTGNILYRIPVYSNSNGYILEKTSSASSSAPAAMAPAAAPAGDGMNSMGGGSAAPAAPATATATATTPVMLREGQYVSAGQSLFTIYQADNLVAEFSFPSQLASKLKLQQQLLFYPTHDKAAMQPGTIGLIEPVFRNGQNFTLVRVYLGSHHFRAGQLLTGHIPLVYNEGWWLPKKAVYHSGNNTMVFRKTQGAFVPVTVETGATVAEMVQIKTPITDWEIASNAAYLVDSESFIKTNP; this is encoded by the coding sequence ATGAGAAACAGCTATATCGTTAATATCATACCCGCCATGGCCGTGGCCATACTGGCGCTGGCAGCCTGCAAGCGCCAGCCTGCCAAAACCCACAGTGCCGGGCATGCCCAGGGCACCGACAGCAGCGTTGCTGCACTGACACAGCCTGTCAACGCCCGCGTGATCGCCACCATTCCGGTGATCAAAGCAGAGAGCGGCACCCGTATCTATACCTCTGAAGTAAGTGGTGTTATCACCTATGATACCCGTCGTCAGACCAGTATTGCCAGCCGTGTAGGCGGCCGTATAGAAAGGCTCCTGATTAAATACAACTACCAACCGGTAAAACAGGGACAGCTGATTATGGAGATCTATTCTCCCGAACTGGCCGCCGCTCAGCGTGAACTGCTGCTCGTAGCCCGTCAGGGTGATCAGCTACTCGCAGCTGCACGTCAGCGGCTACAGCTGCTGGGCATGCAAACGGCACAGATAGACCAGGTACTGAGAACAGGAAATATCCTTTATCGTATTCCAGTGTATAGTAACAGTAACGGCTATATCCTGGAAAAAACCAGCAGTGCTTCCTCGTCTGCTCCTGCAGCGATGGCACCTGCCGCCGCGCCCGCAGGCGATGGTATGAACAGTATGGGAGGCGGTAGTGCAGCACCCGCAGCGCCCGCCACAGCAACAGCAACGGCCACTACGCCAGTCATGCTGCGGGAAGGACAGTATGTCAGCGCCGGGCAATCACTTTTCACCATCTACCAGGCTGATAATCTTGTTGCTGAATTTTCCTTCCCATCTCAACTGGCATCTAAGCTCAAACTGCAACAGCAGCTGCTCTTTTATCCCACCCACGACAAGGCTGCCATGCAACCCGGTACCATCGGGCTTATTGAGCCGGTCTTCCGTAATGGCCAGAACTTCACGCTGGTACGAGTATACCTCGGTAGTCATCATTTCCGCGCAGGACAGCTGCTGACCGGTCACATACCCCTCGTTTATAACGAAGGATGGTGGCTGCCTAAAAAAGCTGTGTATCATTCCGGTAATAATACCATGGTGTTCCGCAAAACACAGGGCGCCTTTGTACCTGTAACGGTAGAAACAGGAGCCACTGTAGCAGAGATGGTCCAGATCAAAACACCGATCACTGACTGGGAAATAGCTTCCAACGCAGCCTACCTGGTAGACAGCGAGAGCTTCATCAAAACAAATCCTTAA
- a CDS encoding efflux RND transporter periplasmic adaptor subunit encodes MERKQFIRSIAIVSLVPALLLAACKETGKKAAEAGKQQTFTCPMHPQIVQNKPGTCPICGMDLVPFDKNNKDVALTLDNSQIALANITTVTIGAGNLAGFKQLNGRLVTDPEKTTVISSRVPGRVETLYVRETGVRVSKGQPLYRIYSEQLASLQQEYLLAAAQVKQFPDDARFAQIEKGARQKLRLYDQSDTAIQQLLQSQKVNPYVTYPATQSGMVSELSVTEGQYVSEGGAVMRLEGYNQLWVEADIYPGEAEAVRPGQTVKVVIAGWEQEPQQMTIQFINPALQSGSQLMQIRGTIPNPDNRWQPGLQANILLPVKSKNDVLTLPVDAVIRDGKGTHVWIEKTKGKFEPRTVTTGMENFDAVEIADGLEAGDKVVVTGAYLLYSEYILKKGADPMASASGHHH; translated from the coding sequence ATGGAAAGAAAACAATTCATACGTTCCATAGCCATCGTTTCCCTGGTACCGGCCCTGTTGCTGGCAGCCTGTAAGGAAACAGGCAAAAAAGCTGCAGAGGCAGGCAAACAACAAACGTTCACCTGCCCCATGCACCCGCAGATCGTACAAAACAAACCCGGTACCTGCCCTATCTGCGGCATGGACCTGGTACCTTTCGACAAAAACAACAAAGACGTAGCCCTCACGCTCGACAACAGCCAGATAGCCCTCGCCAATATCACCACGGTGACCATCGGTGCAGGCAACCTGGCCGGATTCAAACAGCTCAACGGCCGCCTGGTCACCGACCCGGAGAAAACAACCGTCATCTCCAGTCGGGTACCCGGACGGGTGGAAACATTGTATGTCCGGGAAACAGGCGTCAGGGTGAGTAAAGGACAACCTTTGTACCGCATCTATTCGGAACAGCTGGCCTCCCTGCAACAGGAATACCTGCTGGCAGCTGCACAGGTCAAACAGTTTCCGGATGATGCCCGCTTTGCACAGATAGAAAAAGGTGCACGCCAGAAACTCCGGCTGTACGACCAGTCAGATACCGCCATTCAGCAGCTGCTGCAATCACAGAAGGTAAATCCCTATGTAACCTATCCTGCCACCCAAAGCGGCATGGTTTCTGAGCTGTCAGTCACCGAAGGACAGTATGTTTCCGAAGGTGGCGCTGTGATGCGTCTCGAAGGGTATAATCAGTTGTGGGTAGAAGCCGATATCTATCCCGGAGAAGCAGAAGCAGTACGTCCGGGCCAGACCGTGAAAGTAGTCATAGCAGGCTGGGAGCAGGAACCACAGCAGATGACCATACAGTTCATCAATCCTGCCCTGCAGAGCGGCAGTCAGCTGATGCAGATACGCGGTACCATCCCCAACCCCGACAACCGCTGGCAGCCGGGGTTACAGGCCAACATCCTCCTGCCTGTAAAAAGTAAAAACGACGTACTGACATTACCGGTAGACGCCGTAATCCGCGATGGTAAAGGAACACATGTGTGGATAGAAAAAACCAAAGGCAAGTTTGAACCACGCACCGTCACCACCGGTATGGAAAATTTTGATGCCGTGGAAATCGCAGACGGGCTGGAAGCCGGTGATAAAGTAGTCGTTACCGGAGCCTACCTGCTCTACAGCGAATATATCCTGAAAAAGGGCGCCGACCCGATGGCCTCCGCATCAGGCCATCATCACTGA